TTTTGAAGCTTGGGCTTGACTTGAAGCATTTGTTTATACTTTCCTTTTTAGTATGTATGAGCAAACTAGCCAACTGGACAATGCCCAGTCGGAGCTTGATATAAGACATGCATTCTCATCATTTCAACTATGGTTTCTGGTGGTGAAAGTTTATGCAGTTGCCGTTATTTTTGGAATGAATCAAAGGTAACATCCAAATCCAAGTCTTATGAGTTTTGTTACATTTGACTTATGGATACATGCCATCCAGGTTTACTTATAGATGGAAGTGAATTTACCTTGTGCACAAAGCTCTGATCCTAGTAAAGAAAACCCatctttattttatgtattgAACAGGCGATGAATCACACAGTGAGTGGAACAAATGGCTTCCTAGAATACCAAATTCACCTCCCCAACCCCTTCTATGCACCCCCTCTTCTTAGCCGAGTGATCAAAAGAGTAGCGATTATGGTGTAGACCAACTAGAATTCACGGTTTCATGTTAGGGACATGTTTGAATGAGTTCTTGCGTGCTATAGCTAAAACAGTTTTGTCTGCAACTATAAAATAAGCAGCTCCTGCCACTGCAATCCAATCGAAAACTTCATTAACAAAAATggaatttatacttaaaaatacCTTCTACAGATACTTGGTAATTAAAAGTTGaagatgataatgatgatgaatAACCTGTGGTGATAATGAGAGCTTGTGCAGTGTGATTAAGATTTGCTCTTGCCCATGGCAGCATTCTCACACTAGCCATCTGCAAATGCATGTCAAACAccaagttattaaaattttggactCAATCCTCCCTTAGAAAAGGTTTACTACAGATATTGAAGCGTTCTTACAGTTGGAATGGCAGTGGCAATTCTAGCAGCAATGGCTGCCTTAGCTCCAGCAACTACGCCCTCTGGTTGGTTCAAAACAAAATCACTGAGGAAACCCAGCATTCTTGAATGTTAGATGTTGAAAGTGGTGTGTGAAGTTAAAAAGCTTACCATGAGAGCAGCGCTTGGCAAGGTCCACCTTTTGGTCAAGTGAAGCCAAGGTAGAAGAAGATTGAGCCACGCTTGTAGCCATGTTATAAGATGATTTTCCAATGAAACCAAGTCTCAGAAAAAAGATGGTATGAATTGAGTATAATTAAGCTAAGCTTTGAGTGAAGAAATTGTTTGGAATGGTGCATATTTATAAGCAAAATATTGGAATTGAAGTGGGTTTAGAATTGGTGGGTTTGGCTTGAATTCTAGTGTCGGAGACGCttgttttctatttcatttcttCTAGTGTCGGTTTTACTTCTTTAGCTCTGGCTCatgtgatatatatacatatatttaaatatttgttaaataataaaaataatcagtTCTCTTAAATCATGATGTAGATTCATGTTTCTAAtacagaaaaatatattttcaagacTGGATCTATTTCCTTAAGAAAAAGATGTTTGAGCCCACCTAATTTTTAATCTTAATGGAGAATTTGCACAAAACCATGGGTGCGTTACCTTTTTAGTTTTAAGCCTTTAggtgattttattaaaaaaattggatctCATCCAATGTTTTTACAACTACCAATGGATCCAacgattaaataaaattttaaaactttttttaaaaactctaatttaattgatttttttatccgAATCTATTAATTCAATCTTTAATCTCATCTCATATAGCAGATATattacactaccacttatcttGAAAGAAAAGTAATAATTAATGAAATCGCTTTACTTCTTTTTGTAAACTTGACATTAGATATAAGACTCGAGTTAAAATAttactaaacaaaaaaaaaatcacttacaatattatattaatgtaagtagcatgaaacataaaatcaaaagatGGCGCATGCACCATTCAATATACCAATAggaaaactataaatattacttatTCATTCATCTTGAagaataaaattcatttattctCATATCTTAATaactataattataaaaagaaaaaaagaaaaacaagaaggTTAATTAGTAACGATGAACATGCAAAGCCCCATGGTACCAACTGAAAGCAACCTCATGATCAGCAGCAAATATGTTTTTGGTAATCATGCTTGAGATTCCAGTCATAACATAGCAGTACTCATTGCTTGATAGGGTCACCAAGAAGAAATCACCAGTTTTCACATCCACAGTCGGAATTCCTGAACAATCTCTACCGCTAGCAAGGATGTTAATTTGACCCGGTGACAAATTAGGCTTGATGAATCTATCAATGTGGTGCTTGTCCAAACGTAATATCTTGTTGTGAACTTCAAAATCCGTAACTATTTTCCTGAATGATGCTTCCACATCGTTACTGCTACAGCTAGAGCTTGATGCCATGGCTGTGTTGTGTTTGTGTTCTCtgtgggttttcttttttaaaatttgtgcaGGAATTTATAGGTCAAGAAAGGAGAAGATCGAATTTGTCATCAAtgccttcttttttttttttctgattttcctagattattttcttaactttcaAGTATTTCCAAATATTCAACACCCTAATGTTTCActgattttaattttcaaactttgCAAAGATTTCTCATATCTTGGCTTTGCGGATTTCACTTTTTAAAATCCCTTTTTCCTGTTTTATTGGTTTAATAGGCcgaaaataataaacaattaacaaaaaaaaaaaggtcaaaatGGAATTAGGTTAAAATAAAGGTAAATAAATATTGAAGAAAGGTTGACATTCAAAGAttggaaattaattaataaaacatttgtGGTAATTGAAGCAATAAAAAACAAGTTATTGAGATAGTGCAAAGGTATGGCAAACGCAAGTAATTGAAACCACCCTAAGAAGAACTAATTTTACTACAAATGATGAATCTGAGTTTGAGTTGGAATGGCAATGGCAATGTTAGCAACAGTGAACAATTATTTGATGGTGTAAAATGGTGAAGGAAACAAAGAGCGTCGACGCGCATTatcttgtttaatttatttaattcaaatataagaCTTTGTTGTTTTATTCACGAAAtgtaattatcatattttactCATTTAATGATGAAAAAGTTATTAAtctgaaaatcaaatttatttatgaaaacatAGAGACTCATAATAACATacaatatgttaaaataaataattgataattaaaaacacactcacaataattaataaaaaaagtaaggtaatgtaattgaaaaaatataatataacagACAAATGCAAAGTTTTATCaactaataataatgaaaataataataaaattaagttatagtaaataaatgcttaaataaataaataaatatggttGAAATCTGACTTAAGaaaatatatcattaatatttatttactacTTTGTATATTCATGAGAcgcataaatttaattatgtgtattaaataaaaatatttaattattttattaaatacgGCATAAAGGATATTTgaaagttattaattttatttaaatataaaattgatggTATACTTCAAAACTGgtttctatatatatgtattatgaatattgattttaatttgatgattttaagtgaaatatgcatttaatttaatttattattattaatggcaagaaaatcatatttaaaacttcatttaaAAAGCAAGAGtcactttaaatataattaaaaaatattttggaactCAAAGAATATCTCAAATTAAAACTCAAGGTGTTCGTATGTTCACGTACTTTCTggtttgttttagtttaatcaAAACGGATCGAAGTCGATACATGTAGTGAAATTGTCATAAATCACACTTTAGCAAAGTAAcgtaaaattacttaaaaataaatttaactaacaaatCGATACTTAAACTGTactctttttctcattttggtacttacattagtttttatttctatgTTGGTACCTTCGTTATCCAACTATTaagcctatttttttaaataacctATAAATTAATACCTAAACTAAACCCTTTTTCCCAAGTTAGTATCTAAATTATTCTTTTGAGCTCATTTTACTCAAAAATGTTATATTCGTTAAAAATTCCAACCAATAATAAACTGTCAcgttatataaacttaaaaaaaatgttatgagGAGAGATCCACTTATACAAAAAACTAATATGGTTTTACATCCTTTCATAACTTTTAAACTGttgatattttaacaattcagtTGTTGAATTTCATGTTCAATTCTGTAGATTATCCATGTTAAGTTCAAGTATCAATTTTTCAACTATTTATTTTCTGTAAAAAActttcaactattaaatatatattaatatagtaGATCgatataatagaaatattggattgatataaaattttacatgtatgACAAGtgcaattatattaataaattcaatgacTTGATTGTTAAAATGTCAACGGTAGAAAAAGTTATGAAAGGTTGTTAAGCCATATTAGTTTTACATAGTGTTAGTGGATCCCTccccattttttaaattcttttattttccttttacattatttctttctctttatttttttaaatttttccttctttctttctttttcctttataatGTAGGTAATGTCAGCAATGCTCAAAGTTCAACCTCTCGAGGTCAAGATATTGgcaattaattatgttttcaaacTTCACCATCTGCTTGCTCGACCTAACgggataaaaaaattctttcatcCATCATAACTAGTGTTTCCAAAAATGGATTGGATCATCTAGTCAGACTGATTGGACCAAGAACCGGTTGGGGTACCGTCCAGAGATAAGGGTTGAATTGACTCGCGAATCAATACAAAATGGTTGAACCAATTtactctattttaaatttttttatgaatcttttaataatttatttaattgaactagACAAAccgatcaaattaaaaattggtGGCCTGATTGATTCGATCATTAGTCTAGTTCTAAAAACCTTGATAAAAACCATGAAGCCCAAATGCTCACACTAGTAAAAGAAGCCAAAGATGAGAGGAAGaatgaaacaatataaagtaaaaaaaattatgtataaagagaaaataatgcttttttatccttttttgtCACATGgcaatttttaattagttaccTTTTTAAAATAGACTTAATAGTTTGACTAACAATTGAATTAATAGAGGTATCGACTTGGAAAAAAAGTAGTTTAGGTGCCACTTGTGATAGAAAAAAATGTTTAGGtatcaaaatagtaaaaaggtCATAGTTTGGATACAAATTTGTgggttaagttttttttttaaaataagattgGTTTGAGTAATGGTTGGACTAACAAAGGTACCAACTTGGGGAAAAAGTAGTTTAGGTACTacttataacaaaaaaaagttcagtACTAAGATGGAAAAAATGTATAGTTTATGTAGTAATTTATGAGTTAAGCCTAAAAAGTAAGTGATATTGAAAATATTACCAAATCTTAACACTATTAGTAATATCATATTACTAATTATTATATCGATACAAGTCTGCTCTTTGTAGCACGTTTTTgtgatttatgtttattttattgtttctaGTTTCTCTGTTTTCACAGGTGTTCTTCACTAGTCTTTTGTTTTCGACATGGAAAAAGAGATGGCGGGTCTTAGCATAGAGGATGGAGAAGAAGAGGCATGGTTTCTTCCTATTGATGTTGAATCGCAGAAATCGATTTATGAGCTTTGTTTGGTAGGTTGTTTTCTAACGGCGAGTGTGGTGCTTTTCCCAGCGATGAGAAACACAATGGCTAAGCTCTGGCTCCCTTTGGGAGGAGTTCAGATATCAGATTTGGGAGAAAAACACTACttgttcaaattttttatgaGTTGGACATTGAGCGGGTGATAAATGGGGCTTCATGAGCTTTTAATAAccatttattgatttttcatggttcttattttttcatcattttggaTTCAAGTTCACAATCTCCCACCTGGTTTCTTTTTAGAAAACATTGCGAAACAATTTGGTGATTTTATtggaaaattcattaaatatgaTACGAAATAGTTGAATCGGGgaatgaagaattttcttcaaATCCAAGTGCAGATAGATGTCCAAAGGCCTTTGAAGCGAAGAAAGAAAAGTATGATCTCTCAATCGAAATTTACCTATGTGCAATTTTGGTATGAAAGATTAACCATTTTTTGTTTCCCATGTGGATGTCTAGGCGATGGAGATGATTTTTTTCCAATCATACTTAATCAAGATATGAAGGAAATGGATATGGgttaaatttagtattaatgTACAAGGAgttaaatttgcaaaaaaaaaaattgtagaaattgaattaggaGAACTATATAtgtctgaaaatattttttagtctaGTTTCCAATGAAACAAATTGTAGATGCACCCAACatgaggaaaaataataattttaagtgaAGAAAGGTCGAGCTATCTAGCAACAACATTTGAGCAACTTTAAAAATGTAATGTTGTTAATGTAaaaggatttaaattttgaatttttttttatggtaataaggttatttagtctagtttcaaaaatgacaaacagatcttaattttgaatttcgtaGGGAAAGATATAAGTGATTTAGTAACTATTGTACGACAAAACAACCCTGTTTTGAAAGGCTAGAATATTAAATTACTCGCACATGagttgtaataaaaaaattgtaacaccccggCACCCGACCTGGCCATCGTGTTCGAGTTACGAGATACCACAGTCATTGCTGGAGCAACTACAGTCAAACACATTCAATTATATATCattgtatgattaaattaagATACTACGTAGATTTAATACAATAAACAACCATTTCTGAGTCCTACACGAGCTTATGAAATCTCTAATGTTAACCCAAAATCAAACAATGATCAATATGCAAAGATTTCAAAAATCTTGAGTTGACTTTGCGATGTGAAGGGGTTCCTCGTAATGACGCAATCGCTTGATGTCTCGACGTGACATATTGTTTTTGCAAAAAAAGTACCAAATGGTATCAAATGCTAAACCAATACCTTATTCCATCATTTGTGCTTGAAGAAGCTTTTCTTACTTGTGATTAATTAACTCCCAAATTAGGGatctaaatttcttaaactccTAATTGGTCCAATTTTACCTCTAGGTCACAATTTTACTCAATTGGATGATTCAATCCAATTTATCTCTCGACCCCACTAGACTAAATTGGGAAAATCAAATTTGTTCGCAATAGGATCTCCTCTCGATTTCACCTATCTAAATGTTCCCCTACAGTCATAAGTTCTAGGttttgaagtttatttgatttaatctagTTTTTaggatttagtccctaattataaaattaatcatataacatttcaatcaATCAACCACTATGAAGTTTAGTTCCTACCCATCATAAAAACACAAATCTCAACCAATTTCATGCTTAAATGAatcatcaaataattaaaaaagaggTAAGGGTTAAGAAATGTTTAGTAAATCTTGAAGAGGCTTTTGATGGAAATTATGACAAGCAAGAATATTCCACAAATCTACAACCTAATTAAGTACTTTGCAACTTTTAGTAACTAATCATTTAAATCTATTGAATACTTggaaaaaactcaaaattacataataagttattgtttcttttgaactaaaagagaaaagtacaacaaagtaaaaggaataacaaaataaagactaagctaaaaaaggaaaaacccAGGAACCTAAATGATTGAAGGAATGaaaagatgatagaaaatgaatgtcTAGTTTTTTGTGCTATAAAGAGgctttaaatattttgatttcttaaaTGCTGCTATTAACAAAAATACCCTTTAAAAAATGTGATGACTTAAGCTTGTTTGGACACAAAATTACCCTTACAATTTTTTCACCCATCAAACTTCGATGTTGCAACACCAATGGCAGTTGGCATGAAGGGTGCATGAGAGGCTCTCACTGTTGTGACACACCCTTACTGGTGTCGCGACCGGGATGACAAGCCACTAGTTTCAACAACTTCATCTTTTGGGCTTAGAGTCGCAACCTCAAGGGCTTTGAATCGCAACTTCGAAACTTAGCGTCGCGACACCCATACTCTGTGTTATGGCCTCCACAACAAGCTACTTCCAAGTTGAGTTTTGGTGATGTTTGGCCCTAATCATCTCCCTACACAAGCTCAAATCAACCATTAGACTCCCAATGACATAGTTTTGTCTATTTGGGTattaaaagtgataaaatataataaaagctagcattaaaactaaaatctaaGAATTGataaagaaaacattaaaagaatCGTAAACTACTTGAAAAAAAGCTCATTAAGTACCTAAAAGtgcctaatttgacatatcaaattacaacAGATCAATGAGTAAGAATTTGATATTAATGTGTTATTGGCacaatgagaaaaataattaatttttggtatGGTAAGCTTtgtgaattgtgtataaatatGAATACATTGATGGAAAGGTATAAAATTGGAAACGAAATTAAGATTGATATGGTATAATTTGAATGCTCATTAACTAAACCATAAGTGCTAACTATGCAAGTCACTTTAATAAGTGACATGAAGAATGTGTAAAGAATCATACTTTAGAGTTGAAACCTAATGCGAAATTAACATAGAATTGGTAGAATTAAAACTCAActataattttgtaaaagattGACCACTAATACGAACAAGATAGGAAATCTAAAAGTACTTACTAAACTCTTTGAGCTTAACTCATTAGTTATTTAAATGCATAGTTGGAAAGCTTTTCCAGAAGCCTTGAGAATGTATTTTGGGAGGATTGCATCATCGGTGAAGTTTGAAGGTTGTAGCTAGGGATTTGTATTAGCTTATTAGTGCTTGGATTAAATCATTATTAGGTCTAGTTTCCAATAGAAAATTGGTTATtaggttaaataattatatgagcTTATTCTAAAATTGGATTGTACATATAATTgtacccaaaacatgaaaaaggcCTAATGAGCTTATTTAGTATAAAGGGTGGGTGACACACTATGAACCCGGTGTGTGCTTTCCAATGTGTCACCCACCATATTGAGTCTCAGAAAGACTCTAggttttctaataaaatattattttctctctcctatTCTAGTAAAACTTTTGTGattttttcctataaatagggTTTATAGGTAGttgaaaataaacacaattgATATGTAGATACTCcactaaaatttatgaaaaatttatttagctacgaataaattctattttttgtgAGTATTTATGATTGCAAATTTCAATTCTGGTTTCCTATAAAAAAAAGTGAACTTTCCTCGTTAGAAAGTTACAATTTTCGTTTTGTGTTCAGTTTGCGATAAGAGTTCGCTTTTTAAGCATCCGAGTGTTCGAGAATAGTGAAGAAGATCATTCGGTCAAAAACCAAGATTCGATAAAACACCTCAATCTCGGAAACATAGAtactaaatttggaaaaatttatTGCTATGGATaacacaacaaaaataataaaaaattttgaaattttgctatGCATTCATAAACAATTTTTCCAACACAATCTTCATTTGGGAAAGAGGGCTAATGATAGAATTTTATCTAGTGATGATAGAAGTTGGCTCACTATCGTTTTCcttatttgaatgtttaaatgaaGGTTTAGTCATAAGAGCAGCGGCTGGTTTGACACATTAAAGGTGAGAGTTGAATTGAGTATTAAGAGGAGatctaccataaatttttttttgggagCTATAATGAGTAAAGTGGATCTACCAGAGATGAGGGCAATGAGTCTTCAAACAATGGATCATTTCTTTGGAGACATTGTGTAAGGAAACAGAAAACTCCTGACAATTAACAAAAAGTGTGATCAAGTGATTCTATCTTTAAGGTATTTCGTTTCGTTTCAGTATGCAAGTGTTTAAACTTATTAATGTACATCTTGTACCTGTATGCTTTCCTCATAGTACGGTTGACAAGTTCAACTGactctaatttttttgtgtttcagGTAAGACAGGAAGAGAACTATAAGTCCATTGCTTGAGTATCTGTATTTGTATTTATTCCGCAGAACGTAAACCAAATTTGCTTAAGTTGTTGGCCATAGGATCAAACGAGTGAAACTAAACTTTAATGTATCAATCAACAAgtaaatccttttttttttcaacggtagtttccttttgtttctttatgaCTACTATACTTTCTACTTTCAATTATTGATATATAGATGTTAATGGTTGAGTTAAGAAGCCTGATGTTGCCATTAGCTTAAAAAATATTCGTTATGAAAAGATGGGAAAAATTCAGTCAATCCACGAAAAGAAATGCAAAACCAAATTCATTATAGATTCAAATGTTATAAAATCACTACTGATAGGTATTATATCAAAGATATTTTGACATACCACTTAAtagttattaatatatattttttaaaattctaatataatttttacaaatatatttatgttatagaTAACATTCtgattaataataaattccAAACTACAAAAGTTGATGAGCAAAGGAGCTAATAATGTTGTCTTGTTCTGTCCATGAccaataattaaacaaaatattgaaCTACAAGCCATGTAATGCAAATTATTTTCTACACCCATAACCACCACGATTTCGTCTAAAAAATGCAACACATCTATCCTTAAGCTCATCGACTGTCAAGCCCCAGTTTTGATGTTAACCAAGTGCAGACATCTTCCATCTCCTCTGGGATTGTATAGTGACCAAGTCTATATATTGTTTATCAAAGTATTTCGATAAATTGTTGAACGTATGAGAAATCAtgaaagttttttatttagatcCTAAAGATCCGTACCCATTGTAGGATTTGAAAGTCATGTTCTCAAATCCATTTGAACTCAGTGCCAATGCAGATTTTTCACCAAGCTTATATGGAACCACATCATCTCCTGCAACTCAAGTTCATTATATACAATTACATACTTCCGAAGGAATATTTACAATAGCCATTGATGATGCCAATAATAAggaaacaagtaaaaaaatatgagctataaattgaatttgttaaCCTGATAGCAGCCACCAAGTTAATTactaaatgtttaaaaatattacctTAGGTTTCAATAATGACAATATTTACTTGAAAGTTTGGGAAGCTGACTTTATAATTCTTTGAAATGACTAATTATATGCAAGCACCAAAAGAAATGTCTACTTTAATAACAACTATTTAATGGTTGCCCATAGAGGATGCATAGAATAGTTTCAATcagttttttccttttcaatgtGAAATAGATTACAAATAGATAAGGCCCTCATATAACATTGAATGTATACAACAATATGCTAACAATAGTAATTTTAGGTTTTATGTCAATGCATTTGGCTGGTTAAATCACTAAACTTGAGAAATCAAGTTTGCTttcctaattttgaaaagttgacACTAAACATATTTGTCTGGTTAAATCCCTCGAGTAAAATATATTCTAGTCTAGGTACCATCTTGTTATATCCCACTatttcataataaaaacaaatgatgtTAATTTTAACAGTGCCACTATTGTAACAGAGGAGTAAGATAAAGCTAGAAAAGAAACACAATGACCATACTTAAATCCATATGATAGTTCCCATAAACAATGTTACTAAAAATACCTTTTCCATGGCATAGCAAAATGGGTAAGGATGCAACGCGTCTAGCAACCTCATCATGTCTTTCTATTTTGGCTTTCAAATTCctagaaaagaaaacaatttataaaCCAAATATAGTTGGGGTGGAGGGGGAGCACTAAGGTTATATGCGAAGGTGCAGACGTAGGAAACCAACTTTGAACATGGAAGCCATCCACTAAGACCTACAACTGCACTCAAATTGGTAGGATATAAATCgccattttcatattttccatGAATAAAACAGGTTGCACAGTATAGAGAGGTTGCTGCACCCATACTGAACCCTCCAATACCAAGTTTAActgtaataaaaaaagaagaagctactGTTAGAATAATGCCAAATTAGTTACAATAAACAAAACTTTCATGgctaaaattgaaaagtaagaTGAATACAACATTGCATCGGCTGTAAGCAAAACTAGTCAAGCAacaaattacttaaatataaacCAATCTTAAAACAATAATCGTTGTTTATAGGAATTTATTGGAATGCCATTAAATAAAAGGGattgttataaaaaaaaggCCATTTTGGTCAAGATAAAGAGAAACATAAATAAGAGGTGAAATCTGTAAGAGCTCTTACACCATTTCAAAGTTAGGAGGTAGAGGTGCATTGTTgtcaatctttttaaaaaaaaaacttcttaGGCGAATTTACATTAATCGA
This genomic stretch from Gossypium raimondii isolate GPD5lz chromosome 6, ASM2569854v1, whole genome shotgun sequence harbors:
- the LOC105772332 gene encoding early nodulin-93 — its product is MATSVAQSSSTLASLDQKVDLAKRCSHEGVVAGAKAAIAARIATAIPTMASVRMLPWARANLNHTAQALIITTVAGAAYFIVADKTVLAIARKNSFKHVPNMKP
- the LOC105774335 gene encoding uncharacterized protein LOC105774335 yields the protein MSFTGPSIGSGGRREAHEFGRTHVVRPKGRHQATVVWLHDLGDNGSSWSQLLETLPLPNIKWICPTAPTRPITLFGGFPATAWFDVGELSEDAPDDVEGLEAAAAHVANLLSIEPADIKLGIGGFSMGAATSLYCATCFIHGKYENGDLYPTNLSAVVGLSGWLPCSKNLKAKIERHDEVARRVASLPILLCHGKGDDVVPYKLGEKSALALSSNGFENMTFKSYNGLGHYTIPEEMEDVCTWLTSKLGLDSR